A stretch of Arthrobacter sp. NEB 688 DNA encodes these proteins:
- a CDS encoding antitoxin: MGFLDSAKEKLTELAEQHPDQVESLSDQAIERGGDAVDSLTGGKYADQVDSAQTRADGAIGGH; the protein is encoded by the coding sequence ATGGGATTCCTCGACAGCGCCAAGGAGAAGCTCACCGAGCTGGCCGAGCAGCACCCGGACCAGGTCGAGTCGCTGAGCGACCAGGCCATCGAGCGCGGCGGCGACGCCGTCGACTCGCTGACCGGCGGCAAGTACGCCGACCAGGTCGACAGCGCCCAGACCCGGGCCGACGGAGCCATCGGCGGGCACTGA
- the miaB gene encoding tRNA (N6-isopentenyl adenosine(37)-C2)-methylthiotransferase MiaB, with amino-acid sequence MTAAKTYDVRTHGCQMNVHDSERLAGLLETAGYVDLASVPDAERPDVADVVVFNTCAVRENADNKLYGNLGQLRPAKTANPDLQIAVGGCMAQKDRETIVKRAPWVDVVFGTHNIGSLPALLARARHNKRAEVEILESLETFPSTLPTRRDSAFAGWVSISVGCNNTCTFCIVPSLRGKEQDRRPGDVLAEIEALVAQGVVEVTLLGQNVNTYGVEFGDRLAFGKLLRACGEIDGLERVRFTSPHPAAFTDDVIEAMAQTPNVMPSLHMPLQSGSDRVLKAMRRSYRSEKFLGIIDRVRAAIPDAAITTDLIVGFPGETEEDFAETLRVVEASRFSSAFTFQYSIRPGTPAATMADQVPKAVVQERFDRLIELQERVSWAENRRVEGREVEVLVSPGEGRKDGETARMSGRARDNRLVHFAVPDGAERPRPGDVVTVAVTYGAPHHLVADSGVQGGTYALRRTSGGDAWAALQDAPVPGKPAVSLGMPAVGRPAPVAAPVCSA; translated from the coding sequence ATGACTGCTGCCAAGACCTACGACGTGCGCACCCACGGGTGCCAGATGAACGTCCACGACTCCGAGCGCCTCGCCGGCCTGCTCGAGACCGCCGGCTACGTCGACCTCGCGAGCGTCCCGGACGCCGAGCGTCCCGACGTCGCCGACGTCGTCGTCTTCAACACCTGCGCGGTGCGCGAGAACGCCGACAACAAGCTCTACGGCAACCTCGGGCAGCTGCGCCCGGCGAAGACCGCGAACCCCGACCTGCAGATCGCCGTCGGCGGCTGCATGGCGCAGAAGGACCGCGAGACCATCGTCAAGCGCGCCCCGTGGGTCGACGTCGTCTTCGGGACGCACAACATCGGCAGCCTCCCGGCGCTGCTCGCGCGCGCGCGACACAACAAGCGCGCCGAGGTCGAGATCCTCGAGTCGCTCGAGACCTTCCCCTCCACGCTCCCGACCCGGCGCGACTCCGCGTTCGCCGGCTGGGTGTCGATCTCGGTGGGCTGCAACAACACCTGCACGTTCTGCATCGTCCCGAGCCTGCGCGGCAAGGAGCAGGACCGCCGCCCCGGCGACGTCCTCGCCGAGATCGAGGCCCTCGTCGCGCAGGGCGTCGTCGAGGTGACGCTGCTCGGCCAGAACGTCAACACCTACGGCGTCGAGTTCGGCGACCGGCTCGCGTTCGGCAAGCTGCTGCGCGCCTGCGGCGAGATCGACGGTCTCGAGCGCGTGCGCTTCACCAGCCCCCACCCCGCGGCCTTCACCGACGACGTCATCGAGGCGATGGCGCAGACGCCCAACGTCATGCCGAGCCTGCACATGCCGCTGCAGTCCGGGTCGGACCGGGTGCTCAAGGCGATGCGCCGCAGCTACCGCAGCGAGAAGTTCCTCGGGATCATCGACCGCGTCCGCGCGGCCATCCCGGACGCCGCCATCACGACCGACCTCATCGTCGGCTTCCCCGGCGAGACCGAGGAGGACTTCGCCGAGACCCTCCGCGTCGTCGAGGCCTCGCGGTTCTCCAGCGCCTTCACCTTCCAGTACTCGATCCGCCCCGGCACCCCGGCCGCGACGATGGCGGACCAGGTGCCGAAGGCCGTCGTCCAGGAGCGCTTCGACCGGCTCATCGAGCTCCAGGAGCGCGTCTCGTGGGCGGAGAACCGGCGGGTCGAGGGTCGTGAGGTCGAGGTGCTCGTCTCCCCGGGCGAGGGGCGCAAGGACGGCGAGACGGCCCGGATGAGCGGGCGCGCGCGCGACAACCGGCTCGTGCACTTCGCCGTGCCGGACGGCGCCGAGCGCCCGCGGCCCGGTGACGTCGTGACCGTGGCGGTCACCTACGGGGCGCCGCACCACCTCGTCGCCGACAGCGGGGTGCAGGGCGGGACCTACGCCCTGCGCCGCACCTCGGGCGGCGACGCCTGGGCCGCGCTGCAGGACGCGCCGGTCCCCGGCAAGCCCGCCGTGTCCCTCGGGATGCCCGCCGTGGGTCGACCGGCCCCGGTGGCCGCCCCGGTCTGCTCGGCCTGA
- a CDS encoding VTT domain-containing protein produces the protein MLTDVLGSLPAWPLAVLLAASVLAESGTVLGMLLPGTTAVIGLGVLAGVGAVPAPVVYVLAVGAAVAGTSLGWRAGRDGGAAVRTSRLGLRVGESRWALADDLLARRGTQAVVVAQFVVVARTLVPRIIGMTGTPWRRFARASVPAAAAWAVSLTLLGHLAGSSWDAVSALLGRAMVSVGVLAGLVLALAWLGRSVAMHPEWRSAPSARAAAALGSVARCRVEERTGGLTGGRRGQVLSALVWSAAAVLVGVLTTVVAAFAVGRTGLRSLDGPVGAWFAGHSSSAVAGWADTVVQVLRTPFVVSAAVVVALTVVLRASPGAEARVRAAVGVGGLVALALATKWVAGAVRGPAELGAERYLFLNQLPVVLTALALAVVLAGPALPWAGRVAAWTGAGAVVVVLAASRLVLGYSTVSEVVLALGVGLGWAALLASAVRPPVAGVTEPVGATRTLDGP, from the coding sequence GTGCTGACCGACGTCCTCGGCTCGCTGCCCGCGTGGCCCCTCGCGGTGCTGCTCGCCGCGTCGGTGCTCGCCGAGTCCGGCACGGTGCTCGGGATGCTCCTGCCGGGCACGACGGCCGTCATCGGCCTCGGGGTGCTCGCCGGCGTCGGGGCGGTGCCGGCGCCGGTCGTCTACGTCCTCGCGGTGGGTGCGGCGGTCGCCGGCACCTCGCTCGGCTGGCGCGCGGGGCGTGACGGCGGGGCGGCCGTGCGGACCTCACGGCTCGGGCTGCGCGTCGGCGAGAGCCGGTGGGCCCTCGCCGACGACCTGCTCGCGCGGCGCGGCACCCAGGCCGTCGTCGTCGCCCAGTTCGTCGTCGTCGCCCGCACCCTCGTGCCGCGCATCATCGGGATGACGGGGACGCCGTGGCGGCGCTTCGCCCGGGCGAGCGTCCCCGCGGCCGCCGCGTGGGCGGTCTCGCTCACCCTCCTCGGCCACCTCGCCGGGTCGAGCTGGGACGCCGTGAGCGCCCTGCTCGGCCGCGCGATGGTCTCGGTCGGGGTGCTCGCCGGGCTCGTCCTGGCCCTCGCCTGGCTGGGGCGGTCGGTCGCGATGCACCCCGAGTGGCGCAGCGCCCCCTCGGCCCGGGCGGCGGCGGCCCTCGGGAGCGTCGCGCGCTGCCGGGTCGAGGAGCGGACCGGCGGGCTGACCGGTGGCCGGCGCGGGCAGGTGCTCTCGGCGCTCGTGTGGTCCGCGGCCGCCGTCCTCGTCGGGGTGCTGACCACCGTGGTCGCCGCCTTCGCCGTCGGCCGGACCGGGCTGCGCTCGCTCGACGGCCCGGTCGGGGCCTGGTTCGCCGGGCACTCCTCGTCCGCGGTGGCGGGCTGGGCCGACACCGTGGTCCAGGTGCTGCGCACCCCGTTCGTCGTCTCGGCGGCCGTCGTCGTCGCCCTGACCGTCGTGCTGCGCGCCTCCCCGGGTGCCGAGGCCCGGGTGCGCGCCGCCGTCGGCGTCGGCGGGCTCGTCGCCCTCGCGCTCGCGACGAAGTGGGTGGCCGGGGCGGTGCGCGGCCCGGCCGAGCTGGGGGCGGAGCGCTACCTCTTCCTCAACCAGCTGCCCGTCGTCCTCACCGCCCTCGCGCTCGCCGTCGTCCTCGCCGGCCCGGCCCTGCCGTGGGCCGGCCGGGTCGCCGCGTGGACGGGCGCCGGGGCCGTCGTGGTCGTCCTCGCGGCCTCGCGCCTGGTCCTCGGCTACTCGACGGTGAGCGAGGTCGTGCTCGCCCTCGGGGTGGGCCTCGGGTGGGCGGCGCTGCTCGCCTCCGCCGTGCGCCCGCCCGTCGCCGGCGTGACCGAGCCGGTGGGCGCGACGCGTACCCTTGACGGGCCATGA
- a CDS encoding transglutaminase family protein — MRRYRIVHTTSLVYDGPVRAAHNEVRMTPPNEAGQTTLENRIRIRPMTWSHVYRDHWGAHVMAMESLAQHDRLDIEAISTVERSSTPPPSATCTWATVRDPAVQDRLYEWLMVSDRTRVGDGIAELVESVRGLGSPREAADAVCARVREAMEYRPGATAVHSTGEEAWRERAGVCQDFAHVTVGALRALGIPARYVSGYLVPRRDLEVGESATGESHAWVELWDDAWVPADPTNGTAVADDHVVVARGRDYDDVPPFKGIYSGRATAALGVKVTFTRLA, encoded by the coding sequence GTGCGCCGCTACCGCATCGTCCACACGACCTCGCTCGTCTACGACGGGCCGGTCCGCGCCGCGCACAACGAGGTGCGGATGACCCCGCCGAACGAGGCCGGGCAGACGACGCTCGAGAACCGCATCCGCATCCGGCCGATGACGTGGAGCCACGTCTACCGCGACCACTGGGGCGCGCACGTCATGGCGATGGAGAGCCTCGCGCAGCACGACCGGCTCGACATCGAGGCGATCTCGACGGTCGAGCGCTCCAGCACCCCGCCGCCGTCGGCGACCTGCACGTGGGCGACGGTCCGCGACCCCGCCGTCCAGGACCGCCTCTACGAGTGGCTCATGGTCTCCGACCGCACGCGCGTCGGGGACGGCATCGCCGAGCTCGTCGAGTCGGTGCGCGGGCTCGGCTCGCCCCGGGAGGCCGCCGACGCCGTGTGCGCCCGGGTCCGCGAGGCGATGGAGTACCGCCCCGGCGCGACCGCCGTCCACAGCACCGGCGAGGAGGCGTGGCGGGAGCGCGCCGGCGTCTGCCAGGACTTCGCCCACGTGACCGTCGGGGCGCTGCGGGCGCTCGGCATCCCGGCGCGGTACGTGTCCGGCTACCTCGTGCCCCGCCGCGACCTGGAGGTCGGCGAGAGCGCGACCGGCGAGAGCCACGCGTGGGTCGAGCTCTGGGACGACGCCTGGGTGCCGGCCGACCCGACGAACGGCACGGCCGTCGCCGACGACCACGTCGTCGTCGCGCGCGGCCGCGACTACGACGACGTGCCGCCCTTCAAGGGCATCTACTCGGGGCGGGCCACCGCCGCGCTCGGGGTGAAGGTCACGTTCACGCGTCTCGCCTGA